The Castor canadensis chromosome 8, mCasCan1.hap1v2, whole genome shotgun sequence genome contains a region encoding:
- the LOC109692209 gene encoding lysine-rich coiled-coil protein 1-like translates to MKHSKKSSDSFQDELEDYIKVQKARGLEPKTCFRKMREDYLETCGYREEVDSRHRYRMFDQRLPSGTMQTYPRSCNISQKVENRLPRWLPTHDSKLRLDSLGYCQFTRDCFSEKPVPLNLSQQEYNCGSYNVESGVHKHLSLEHSTSAPQTSRKQIHQKRKRHPEEGREKTEDERPKHKNKRSSEEMDSDKHKSIQSKKTKVETETVQVSTEKLKDRKEKKNRGASSKKEDRKHRKEKKEHGKESTEEEMLWDQSILGF, encoded by the coding sequence ATGAAGCATTCAAAGAAGTCATCTGACTCTTTTCAAGATGAACTCGAAGATTATATTAAAGTACAGAAAGCCAGAGGCTTAGAGCCAAAGACTTGTTTCAGAAAAATGAGAGAGGACTATTTGGAAACCTGTGGGTACAGAGAAGAGGTTGATTCCAGACACAGGTATAGAATGTTTGATCAAAGACTCCCATCTGGAACTATGCAGACCTACCCAAGATCATGCAATATTTCACAAAAAGTAGAAAACCGTTTGCCTCGGTGGTTACCAACTCATGACAGCAAGCTGAGACTAGACTCTCTGGGCTACTGTCAATTCACCAGGGACTGTTTCTCAGAAAAACCAGTGCCCCTGAACCTTAGTCAACAAGAATATAATTGTGGTTCATACAATGTAGAATCCGGAGTTCACAAGCACCTCTCCTTAGAACACAGTACCAGTGCCCCTCAAACCAGTCGTAAACAGATACATCAGAAGAGGAAAAGGCACccagaggaaggcagagaaaaaaCAGAGGACGAACGGCCCAAGCATAAGAATAAAAGAAGTTCTGAGGAAATGGATTCAGACAAACATAAGAGCAtccaaagtaaaaaaacaaaggtGGAAACAGAAACTGTACAGGTCAGTACAGAAAAGCTTAAGGAtcgaaaggagaaaaaaaaccgaGGTGCATCCTCTAAGAAAGAGGACCGTAagcatagaaaagagaaaaaggaacatgGCAAAGAAAGTACAGAGGAGGAAATGCTTTGGGACCAGTCTATCCTTGGATTTTga